From Malassezia restricta chromosome VIII, complete sequence, the proteins below share one genomic window:
- a CDS encoding COPII coat assembly protein SEC16 yields the protein MAQPPRQRAPGAMPPRPTPVQRGPRLGARMQPQPTQLLPPQPVKPPAARPTAPRSVGSKPAPPAPITPAASVHRHMPASKPASAPTSQPPAAAPRRPPASGHASSLFGATDVFGVVQSSPSYHAPPRSRPAQKLPNVPQVKPRPSQAPPSAPRAPQAPITQRPTSSMSAQHTGHSIQSQPTGHGAPFQAIQPMAKQQTGPIPRASVPRSRPLPPPAPEPQPWDAWEAPVPQATQWQTEYDSLASVPENQYGSVPFDVQDNMQYGADPQQGQYEEYAQWDEQYASQEQVTNEWDYGYEGQDDGFLDPSQYDAEFNDMLGDMTAAPPLETQQPNYDSAYQEGYEFGPEETYGQQSEGAYEHPNDTQQAFQENIQQGTFPEGEYQDWTFPEEEYQEGDYPAQSEYQAEYLAEGQYPEGVFPEGEYQGEYAAEGEYQEGVFPESEYQGGYAAEGEYQHDTVPEEQYQGDYAAEGEYQGEYAAEGEYQGEYAAEGEYQEGTFPDGEYQHDTVPEEQYQGDYAAEGEYQAGTFPEGEYQGEHATEGEYQEGAFPEGQYQEGTFPDGEYQGEYAAEGEYQEGTFPDGEYQHAAVPEEQYQGDYAADGDYQEGAFPEGEYQDGTFPDGEYQQDAVPEEQYQEDYAAEGEYQENMHLGDEYQKEVIPESEYQDYPTEGPIASPGKPLGDYPEGEYPQQYLSEDIPEGEYAAESYAPESDVAREDSVKDMGKTMSPPKEPRFDSTVALPKGSAQRTKPALSKPPVERQAPSLPPPVMEPEDDAWGWNEEADDQDDVYAHDAYASQDYGTQPAQVSMPDHAKASIPIAAFGIGGQLAIHLPHAKPQGDAFEYTSPHMQRTVQIHSLAQFVGARPFSTLDMHKFPGPLLDGVRPNKQKKAQVVQYLQDQINESASGIGYLRRKSVIQATGMQQNDANEWRRTEDKVLLLKLLVLLVEHDGKLADDPSLSATIGDLLQNRNETADEFSAFNVPTYPRSSSQSAMKRPIRTYTLRQAFLEELQTLLQQGQVSRAVEWALQEKMWAHAMTLSRQLDKATQDRVVTEFVNYELGGADVDDAMRKDYTSIKVAYSLYTQQTPEQIAALFRGPSTLLPDAQHVQWRQAVATLLSNRDSSSSHNSVLRAIGDGLMASGLPEAAHVCYLLAHQHRAWFKSPENPTCILLGTMSDSPIHTVLNDMDALLMTEVMEYAYALNQPKSTEPYVGIPALAPFKIVMAAVFDELGDAKRAKKYCDALANLSRTKNATPILTPQLQMELHQLTSRLNGQPMHGDSLSWKARRPTLDGVWGALEGRLTKFIAGEEGNEQKGSELDSKKAAEEPVGAFTHYSAITPEAASLTSDAPQPIDSTEGSYSADAYAQTYAQDPSEELPDQDQYAESDFKGDYQGDLAGGDDGYQGYNHDQGEYAQEYPEGEYPEDNYEGDFAQENYPEDAYAQEGYNEGEYPLDNYAEGDYAQEGFAEDAYAQEDYHEGEYPPQEYGGDYAQDGHPENPYDQEGYNEGEYPPEEYAEGGDAQEAYPEDQYAQESYAEDEYNEGEYPTEEYAEGDVQDAHPEDEYYQDDAGGEREGRSEGQNHAENDAGQNDLEGPETNEDAPPPVFHKVDSTVDEDGLLSTMPAPTLEPAASPAPSKAPPKKPVEDDEDDDLGFGNTSHNKTVEKEPEQKQDTTPKESEPKPADKPSSNSSWLGRLLGSRSSHASSQQNEKEGKAVRAHLGEETSFYYDKELKRWVNKKAGDDANAKPAPLPPPPKKAPAPAKPEAPAAAPPPSSSGGSTGPPSARAGAPPPRPPASGGGSGGGKKRTKPRYIVVD from the coding sequence ATGGCACAGCCGCCCAGacagcgcgcgccaggcgcgaTGCCTCCGCGCCCGACTCCTGTGCAGCGTGGTCCGCGGCTTGGTGCACGAatgcagccacagccaacgcagctgctgccgccacAGCCTGTCAAACCTCCTGCGGCGCGTCCTACTGCACCTCGGTCGGTAGGTTCCaagccagcgccgccagcgcccaTAACGCCGGCCGCGTCAGTACATCGGCATATGCCAGCATCCAAGCCTGCTAGTGCACCTACTTCCCAGCCCCCCGCGGCTGCTCCACGCCGACCACCCGCGTCAGGACATGCTTCCTCTCTGTTCGGGGCGACAGACGTCTTTGGCGTCGTGCAGTCGTCGCCGTCTTACCATGCACCGCCACGGTCCAGACCGGCGCAAAAGCTGCCGAATGTGCCTCAGGTCAAGCCAAGGCCATCACAGGCACCGCcgtcagcgcctcgtgcgccacaGGCACCCATCACACAGCGACCGACGTCGTCAATGAGTGCACAGCATACGGGCCACAGCATCCAGTCGCAGCCCACTGGTCATGGTGCCCCATTCCAGGCGATTCAGCCTATGGCAAAGCAACAGACAGGGCCCATTCCGCGTGCCTCTGTGCCTCGCTCTCGTCCCTTACCGCCCCCTGCACCAGAGCCACAGCCATGGGATGCATGGGAAGCGCCTGTGCCCCAGGCAACTCAATGGCAAACCGAATACGATTCGCTTGCATCAGTACCGGAAAATCAATATGGCTCAGTACCTTTTGATGTGCAAGATAATATGCAGTACGGTGCTGATCCACAGCAGGGCCAGTACGAGGAATATGCGCAATGGGACGAACAGTATGCGTCGCAAGAGCAGGTCACCAATGAATGGGACTATGGTTATGAAGGCCAAGACGATGGATTCCTGGACCCATCACAGTATGATGCCGAATTCAATGATATGCTCGGCGACATGACCGCCGCCCCGCCGCTCGAGACACAACAACCCAACTACGATAGTGCCTATCAAGAAGGCTACGAATTTGGTCCGGAGGAAACTTATGGACAACAGAGCGAAGGTGCCTACGAGCATCCCAATGATACGCAACAAGCATTTCAAGAAAATATTCAGCAAGGCACTTTCCCAGAAGGAGAGTACCAAGATTGGACCTTCCCAGAGGAAGAATACCAAGAGGGAGATTATCCTGCTCAAAGTGAATACCAAGCAGAGTACCTTGCCGAAGGTCAATACCCTGAGGGCGTTTTCCCCGAAGGCGAGTACCAAGGGGAATATGCTGCTGAGGGAGAGTACCAAGAAGGCGTATTTCCCGAGAGCGAGTATCAAGGAGGATATGCCGCCGAGGGAGAGTACCAACATGACACAGTTCCAGAGGAACAATATCAGGGCGATTACGCTGCCGAGGGAGAGTACCAAGGCGAATATGCCGCTGAGGGAGAGTACCAAGGCGAATATGCCGCTGAGGGAGAGTACCAAGAAGGCACATTCCCGGATGGCGAGTACCAACATGACACAGTTCCAGAGGAACAATATCAGGGCGATTATGCCGCCGAGGGAGAGTATCAGGCCGGTACATTCCCTGAGGGTGAATACCAAGGCGAACACGCCACCGAGGGAGAGTATCAAGAAGGCGCATTCCCCGAGGGACAGTACCAAGAAGGCACATTCCCGGATGGCGAGTACCAAGGCGAATATGCCGCTGAGGGAGAGTACCAAGAAGGCACATTTCCCGATGGCGAGTACCAACACGCCGCAGTTCCAGAGGAACAATATCAAGGAGACTATGCTGCCGACGGAGATTATCAAGAAGGCGCATTCCCCGAGGGCGAATACCAAGACGGCACATTCCCTGATGGCGAGTATCAGCAGGACGCAGTTCCAGAGGAACAATACCAGGAAGACTATGCTGCTGAGGGAGAGTACCAGGAGAATATGCATCTTGGCGATGAGTATCAAAAAGAAGTCATCCCTGAAAGTGAATATCAAGACTATCCGACCGAGGGTCCTATTGCTTCACCGGGCAAGCCTCTAGGTGACTATCCAGAGGGAGAATACCCACAGCAGTATCTCTCGGAAGATATTCCGGAGGGAGAATACGCCGCTGAGTCCTATGCACCTGAAAGCGACGTGGCTCGTGAGGACTCTGTCAAGGATATGGGAAAAACAATGTCACCTCCTAAAGAACCACGCTTTGATTCGACTGTCGCTTTACCCAAAGGATCGGCTCAACGTACAAAGCCTGCCCTGTCAAAGCCACCTGTAGAACGTCAGGCGCCATCACTGCCGCCACCTGTTATGGAGCCGGAGGATGACGCGTGGGGCTGGAATGAAGAAGCAGACGACCAAGACGACGTGTATGCACACGATGCGTATGCATCGCAAGACTATGGCACACAACCCGCACAGGTGTCCATGCCTGACCACGCCAAAGCAAGCATCCCGATCGCGGCGTTTGGTATCGGCGGTCAGCTGGCCATTCACCTGCCGCATGCTAAGCCCCAGGGCGATGCGTTCGAGTACACATCGCCGCATATGCAGCGGACGGTGCAGATTCATTCGCTTGCGCAATtcgtcggcgcgcgtcCTTTTTCAACGCTCGACATGCACAAATTCCCAGGTCCCCTTCTCGATGGTGTGCGACCTAACAAGCAAAAGAAGGCTCAAGTGGTTCAGTACCTGCAAGACCAAATTAATGAGTCGGCGAGCGGTATTGGATACCTGCGACGCAAATCAGTGATCCAGGCTACAGGAATGCAACAAAACGATGCGAACGAATGGAGGCGTACGGAAGACAAGGTGCTGCTACTCAAGCTTCTCGTTCTGCTGGTTGAGCATGACGGCAAACTAGCCGACGATCCAAGCCTTTCAGCAACGATCGGCGATCTGCTGCAAAATCGCAATGAGACAGCTGATGAGTTTAGTGCGTTCAATGTGCCAACCTACCCGCGGTCCTCGTCGCAATCGGCCATGAAACGGCCAATCCGGACGTATACGTTGCGCCAGGCCTTTTTGGAAGAGCTTCAGACGCTGCTTCAACAGGGTCAAGTATCACGTGCTGTGGAATGGGCTCTCCAAGAAAAGATGTGGGCGCATGCCATGACCCTATCTCGGCAGCTCGACAAAGCCACGCAGGACCGCGTGGTTACCGAGTTTGTAAACTATGAGCTGGGCGGTGCTGATGTGGATGATGCGATGCGAAAGGACTATACGAGTATCAAGGTGGCCTACTCGCTGTACACTCAGCAAACCCCTGAGCAGATTGCAGCGTTGTTCCGTGGTCCATCGACACTTCTCCCTGacgcgcagcatgtgcagTGGCGCCAAGCGGTAGCGACGCTCCTTTCGAACCGCGACTCGTCAAGCAGCCACAACTCTGTGCTGCGTGCCATAGGCGATGGCCTTATGGCATCAGGCCTGCCagaggcggcgcatgtgtGCTACTTGCTGGCTCATCAGCACCGAGCATGGTTCAAGTCGCCTGAAAACCCCACATGCATCCTACTAGGCACTATGTCTGATTCGCCGATACACACGGTACTTAATGACATGGATGCATTGCTTATGACGGAGGTGATGGAGTATGCGTATGCTTTGAATCAACCCAAGAGTACTGAACCTTACGTCGGCATCCCAGCTTTAGCTCCTTTCAAAATTGTGATGGCCGCTGTCTTTGATGAACTGGGAGatgcgaagcgcgcgaAGAAGTACTGTGATGCGCTAGCCAACTTGTCTCGCACCAAGAATGCCACACCGATTCTCACGCCGCAGTTACAGATGGAGCTGCATCAGTTGACGAGTCGGCTGAATGGCCAACCGATGCATGGAGATTCCCTGTCCTGGAAAGCCAGGCGACCAACACTCGATGGCGTGTGGGGTGCGCTTGAAGGTCGCTTGACCAAATTTATTGCCGGCGAAGAAGGCAATGAGCAAAAAGGTTCTGAACTTGACAGCAAAAAGGCGGCGGAAGAACCTGTCGGCGCCTTTACGCATTACAGCGCCATCACGCCCGAGGCCGCCTCACTTACCTCTGATGCACCGCAGCCAATTGACAGTACAGAGGGCAGCTACTCGGCAGACGCCTATGCCCAAACATACGCACAAGATCCTTCTGAAGAGCTACCTGACCAAGATCAGTACGCTGAGAGTGATTTCAAGGGCGACTACCAGGGAGACTTGGCCGGTGGCGATGACGGATACCAAGGATACAACCATGATCAGGGCGAATATGCTCAAGAGTACCCCGAGGGCGAGTATCCTGAAGACAACTATGAAGGAGATTTTGCTCAAGAGAATTATCCAGAGGACGCCTATGCTCAAGAAGGCTATAATGAAGGCGAGTATCCTTTAGACAATTATGCTGAAGGAGACTATGCTCAAGAGGGGTTTGCCGAGGATGCATATGCTCAGGAAGACTATCATGAGGGTGAGTATCCTCCACAGGAGTATGGAGGAGATTATGCTCAAGACGGTCATCCGGAGAATCCATATGATCAGGAAGGCTATAATGAAGGCGAGTATCCTCCAGAGGAGTATGCTGAGGGAGGCGACGCTCAAGAGGCCTACCCAGAAGATCAGTACGCCCAGGAAAGCTATGCGGAAGACGAATATAACGAGGGCGAGTATCCAACAGAGGAGTATGCTGAGGGTGATGTTCAAGACGCTCATCCCGAGGATGAGTACTACCAAGACGATGCCGGAGGTGAGCGAGAGGGCCGCTCTGAAGGTCAGAACCACGCCGAGAATGATGCAGGTCAAAATGATCTAGAAGGCCCAGAAACAAATGAGGACGCACCGCCCCCTGTATTCCATAAGGTCGATTCGACGGTCGACGAGGACGGCTTGCTATCCACAATGCCTGCACCGACGTTAGAGCCGGCAGCAAGTCCCGCACCGTCCAAGGCACCTCCCAAAAAGCCTGTGGAGgatgatgaagacgatgatCTGGGCTTTGGTAACACAAGTCACAACAAGACGGTAGAAAAGGAACCCGAGCAGAAGCAAGACACTACGCCCAAAGAGTCGGAGCCCAAACCAGCGGACAAGCCGTCCAGTAATTCATCATGGCTCGGCCGTCTGCTCGGCTCTCGCAGTAGCCACGCCTCAAGTCAACAAAACGAAAAAGAGGGTAAGGCCGTACGTGCCCATTTAGGCGAAGAAACGTCGTTCTATTACGACAAGGAACTCAAGCGTTGGGTCAACAAAAAGGCCGGTGATGATGCCAATGCCAAACCAGCACCGCTTCCACCCCCACCGAAAAAGGCTCCTGCGCCCGCCAAACCCGAGGCACCCGCAGCGGCGCCCCCGCCATCCAGTAGTGGTGGCAGCACTGGTCCACCGTCAGCCCGGGCCGGTGCGCCTCCGCCGCGACCGCCAGCGTCAGGTGGTGGCAGTGGCGGCGGAAAGAAACGCACCAAGCCGCGCTACATTGTCGTGGACTAA
- a CDS encoding peptide chain release factor subunit 1: MSAPMSETDQNIQIWKVKKLIKSLENARGAGTSMISLILPPKSQLSQATNMLTQEYGTASNIKSRVNRLSVLAAITSTQQRLKLYSRVPDNGLVVYCGTVLTPEGKEKKVNFSFEPFKPINTSLYLCDNKFHTEALSELLESDARFGFVIMDGNGTLFGVVSGNTRTVLHKFSVDLPKKHGRGGQSALRFSRLREEARHNYVRKVAELASQHFITDNKVNVTGIVLAGSADFKSVLSQSDLLDYRLRPKIVQLVDVSYGGENGFNQAIELAADSLANVKFVQEKRLIQKYFDEISTETGKYCFGLDDTFRALEMGAVEILIVWENLEHMRHVFKDSEGREHVFMLSKEQEDDEDRSRFIDKETGTEMEEVGEPMPLLEWIAENYQQFGTNLEFVTDRSQEGMQFCKGFGGIGGILRYKVAFDDLALYDEQEDEFMSDDEDIY, translated from the coding sequence ATGTCGGCTCCTATGAGTGAGACAGATCAGAATATCCAAATTTGGAAAGTCAAGAAGCTCATTAAGAGCTTGGAGAATGCGCGTGGTGCAGGCACGTCGATGATCAGTTTGATCCTGCCACCCAAGTCACAACTGTCACAGGCGACCAACATGCTTACGCAGGAGTATGGTACAGCGAGTAACATCAAGTCGCGTGTGAACCGTCTGTCCGTGCTGGCCGCTATCACgtcgacgcagcagcgtctgaaGCTGTACTCGCGTGTGCCCGATAATGGTCTCGTTGTATACTGTGGTACTGTGCTCACGCCCGAGGGAAAAGAAAAAAAGGTCAACTTTTCGTTTGAGCCGTTCAAGCCGATCAATACATCGCTGTACTTATGTGACAACAAGTTCCACACGGAAGCGCTCTCTGAATTGCTCGAGTCGGACGCGCGCTTTGGTTTCGTTATCATGGACGGTAACGGAACCCTCTTTGGTGTTGTCTCAGGCAACACACGCACTGTGCTGCACAAGTTTTCCGTGGACTTGCCCAAGAAGCACGGTCGTGGTGGTCAGTCGGCCCTGCGTTTCTCGCGTCTCCGTGAGGAAGCGCGTCACAACTATGTCCGCAAGGTGGCTGAGCTTGCGTCGCAACACTTTATCACTGATAACAAAGTCAATGTGACGGGTATTGTGCTTGCCGGTTCTGCCGATTTCAAATCGGTGCTGAGCCAGTCAGACCTGCTTGACTATCGCCTGCGGCCCAAGATTGTGCAGCTTGTAGACGTGTCGTACGGCGGTGAAAATGGTTTCAACCAGGCCATTGAGCTCGCCGCTGACAGTCTCGCCAACGTCAAGTTTGTCCAAGAAAAGCGCCTGATCCAGAAGTACTTTGACGAGATCTCGACGGAGACGGGCAAATACTGCTTCGGACTCGACGACACATTCCGCGCACTCGAGATGGGTGCCGTCGAGATACTTATTGTGTGGGAAAATctcgagcacatgcgccatgTGTTTAAGGACTCGGAAGGTCGTGAACATGTGTTCATGCTGAGCAAAGAGCaagaagacgacgaagatCGCTCGCGCTTCATCGACAAGGAGACAGGCACAGAGATGGAAGAAGTCGGCGAGCCGATGCCCCTGCTCGAGTGGATCGCAGAGAACTACCAACAGTTTGGTACGAACCTCGAGTTTGTGACGGACCGCTCTCAAGAGGGCATGCAGTTCTGCAAGGGCTTCGGTGGCATCGGTGGTATTTTGCGATACAAAGTGGCTTTCGATGACCTTGCTCTCTACGATGAACAGGAAGACGAGTTCATGagtgacgacgaagacATCTACTAG
- a CDS encoding large subunit ribosomal protein L43: MFASALWQRAPRIVRSALSTQPRLGGPSGVFVMPCRKVVVEYCEKSIASKGTRDFLLQHAASLAHANPSVEFVIIPRPQRAPVLRGFYLNGRTKVISTHNMQATQIMPKMQLILDSSGAKTHRLKRTPVASTSESARGIWSPMHDDLPQH; this comes from the exons ATGTTTGCCTCGGCCCTTTGGCAGCGTGCTCCGCGtatcgtgcgcagcgctcTCTCGACACAGCCCCGACTTGGGGGGCCAAGCGGCGTCTTCGTCATGCCGTGTCGCAAGGTTGTCGTGGAATACTGTGAAAAAAGCATCGCAAGCAAAGGTACACGCGACTTTCTGTTGCAGCATgccgcctcgctggcgCACGCGAACCCTTCCGTTGAGTTTGTCATTATACCACGCCCACAGCGCGCACCTGTCCTGCGTGGCTTTTATT TGAACGGCCGAACCAAGGTGATCTCGACACACAACATGCAGGCTACACAGATCATGCCCAAGATGCAGCTCATACTTGACTCGAGTGGCGCCAAGACGCACCGCCTGAAGCGCACGCCGGTAGCTAGCACGAGTGAGTCGGCTCGTGGCATTTGGAGTCCTATGCATGACGATCTACCACAACATTAG